AGTAGTCACAGAATCCCCCCAGttgcctctcccctcccccttgcCTTGCCTCACAAGGCGGAGACCTCCACTATGTCCACAGGTTGAACTGAGACACTCCCTTTGTCCCCGCCTCACCGCTGTCAACGCTGGTGGCCTGGCTGGTGTGGGGCTGAGCCCACGGCCGCTGCAGATGTGGGAAACTCTTGCAGTCAGTGCAGCGTGGAGGCAGAGGGGCTGATCTGGCCTGGGCGTCCCAGCGGGCAGCAGGTCCCGGGGTGCGTATGCTCACATGTGGGCTGCAAAGAACCGAGGCACGGGGAGAGGTGGGGTGCTCTGGGGCCAGGCAGCGATGTCATCTCAGGGTGCTCTGCTGCCCGTCCTTCAGCAAGTGTCCATCATGGGCTCCAGGCCCCACCAGTCAAGAGGTCACAAGATGCgacgggaggggagggcaggaaggGGAGGGCTGTACCCCCGGAGAGCTGAGGACTTGCAAGCACCTAGGGTGGGAGCTCCAATGAGCATGAAGGACCTTTGGGGCCCCACAGTGTTGGGGTCTCTATGGCCTTCCTTAGAGGGGAGGTGTTTCCCCCTATGTCAGTGGGGCAGGGGGCACAGTAAGGCCAGGATGGTGGGCAGCTTATGGACCTGACTGAGCTCACAGTGCAAGGGACGGGACCTCTGGTGTCCTCCTggtcctctccccttctcccccttCCAACAGGAGGTGGGCAGGGCCCAGCAGACCTTCACCAAGGGGAAGGCCAGATCCCGGGCTGGGGCAGCCCAGCCAATTGGGGCAGGGAGGGACGGGCCTGCCCCTGCCCTGTGCACCTCCTGAAGGGCCACGTCTGGGTGGTGTACAGGCTCTGGGCTGATTCTAGGGTAAGGGCCAATGAAGAGTCCCCTGGCAGCAGGGAAAGGGCCCCCCAAAATGTGAGATGGGACTGGCTGGCACTCACAGGACGCAGGGCTGAGGAGAGGCCCTGCCTTCACCACCCAGGCCTCAGTCCACACTCTCCTTGGGACCTGGGGTCACGCGGGCCGGGCAAACCCACCACAGGCACCCTGGCATGGAGAAGGGGTGGCAGGAGGACGCCAATCACCATGTGACCCCAGGCCTGCAGGCCAGGCCAGCAACAGTTCACCTGCCCCGCCTGCATCCATCAGAGAGCCAGGGATGGCACCGGTTCTTCACCCACACATCCTTATCCTATGCTTTCAGCCACTTGGTCTGTGGATAGAAACCCCCGCAGGCCCAGGACACTCTGCTGTGTCAGCGCCCGCTTCCTCCAAACAGTGGAACCGGACACTCCGCCACCTGCTGGCTCTGTCCGGACCATGAGGACCACGCGACCAGCACGGGTGCGCTCCCGGGAGCTGGCACTTGGTTCTAGCTCTCGCTGGAAGGGTGAGCGGCGCTGGCAGTTTCCGTGGAGGTCTCTATCCTCCGAGCACGGTGACACTCAGGCAGCGTGGCATGAGGGAAGCAAGCGGGGCCTGGGGCTGCCTCCACTCACACACTGGGCCAGGCTCCTCACCTACCCCCACGTCTGCACGGTGGGCAGAGCAAAGCCTACCAAGCACCTCACAACACAGACGCTCCTGTGACTCGCACTGCACACACCCTGGTCAGGCTCTCACCTTCCAAGTCACCTGACGCTTTCCAAACACAAACCACCCTCAACTTCCAATCATTTTTAAGCATCTGTTTGGTGAAGCATCTCTACATACCTACACTTCAGTCTACACACAATGTACACTGATCACTCATTTgcacccccccaaaaaataaagtactttaaaatataaacactcataaaaaggacaaaaaattaagaattactATCATATAGGTGGAGGTAACATCTAACCTGAATGTTAAGGTAAGTAAATTGAATACTAAATTATCTCTGAGATTCCTGGCAGCAAAGGTGAAAAGAGAGAGTTCCTGTTGCTGGAGAAAATGAAGCATCCCATTGATTGGCCTTGAAACATCAATCACCAGTACTCCTGGCCTTGGAAAAAGCTGTTTTATATCTTAGTAGAAAAAGCAAGGcacagggccaggcgtggtgacttacacctgtaatcccagcactttgggaggctgaggcgggcgggtcacttgaggccaggagttcgagaccagcctggccaacatggtgaaaccccatctctactaaaaatacaaaaattagccaggcatggtggcaggtgcctgtaattccagctactcaggaggttgaggcaggagaagtgattgagcctgggaggcgaaggttgcagtgagccaagatcaccctgGGGCAGGGCCTCCCACAACAGGCACAGCCAGAGGGGCAGGAAGCAGGCAGGGCCCCAGATATGTGGCTGCTGCCTTCCCCTAGGCAAGCTACCTTGGACTTTTCCCAGGTCTCTCTCCATATTGTTCACCCCATTACTGGACTGAAATTTTGGCACTAGGGTTGCTCAAACATTGTGAGAACAAAAAGCTTAGGGCAGTTTGTTTGAGCTACACATCCCACTTAGTGCTCTAGAAAAACCTGGTCTCTGTTACTTTGCTCTGGAAACAGGGCTCATGTTCCAATGTACCTGGAACAGTGGAACAAGGCTCATGTTTACCTACAGTGCACTTTGTAGGTAAACAAGGGCAAGCCAGCTCCTCAGCACAGGACTTATCAGCGCCTTCAGCAGGTGAACCTGAACCCGAGCCCCCTGTCGTGAACCCTCACGCTTGTGGAGCACCCCGTGTCCTCTGCGTGCATATCCACAGCCTGCGGGCCCTGTGTGGGAGAGGCTCGCGTGGTGGAAGGAGGCGGAATGTCACGATGGACAGCCCAGGTTGAAGTCCCATTGGGATCATTTCCTGATGGTGTCACAGGCAGTCTTTCTGTTTCACTAAGCTTCAGGTTCCTCATCCTTCACACGGATGATGGCAAAACCATCCAGCCTGGAGGTGCTGCTGTGCCCGAGGGCAACAGTGGGGAGCACAGCACACATGGCTGTGACACCTGCCTCAGGGAATAGCAAAAGCATCATCAGTTACCACCTACTACAGAAGTGACAGCAGCCATCGGCGGGGGTCTGCTGGAACAGGCGCTAGGGCCCCGGGCCAATGGGGTCCTTGGAGGCAGGGGCGCTGGGCAGAGACTTCAGGTACTCCAGGTGCCTCCGGGCATCCTCCTGGTTGTGGCGCACATAGTACACGATATAGGCGATCACCATGGCGAACCAGCCGAACATGGTGACCAGCATGGCCACATCTGTGGTCCTGTGGGGGACACTGCAGAGGCTGGCACCTGCATCCAGAGCCTGAACCAGAGGCTTCCCCACAAACTCCTCCTGCACTGAGGTGTGGCAGGCGATCTCGTCCACAGAGTCGGGGTCCAGCTTCAGCTCCCACAGGGCCTCCTGCAGGGCACACTCACAGTGCAGGGGGTTGTGGGACAGGCGTATTTTGGCACTGAGCTTGCCCAGGGCGTCCTTGGGGATCCTCTGGATGCGGTTGTAGGACAGGTCCAGCAGCCGCAGGCCCCCCGCCAGGCCCGCGAAGGTGGCGGGGCCAATGGCCTCGATGGCGTTGTGAGACAGATCCAGCTCCCTGAGCCGGTGCAGGTGCTGGAAGGCCCCGTCCGGGAGGTGGGAGATCTTGTTGGCATCCAGCTTCAGGAGCACGGTGTCGGCCGGGATGTCCTGGGGGACCTCCTGCAGGCCCCGCAAGCTGCAGTAGACAGCAACAGCCCCTGCATGGTCAGGGCACCGGCAGGGCTGCGGGCAGGTGGCGCCCAGGCGcaggcagaagaggaggaagagacaaGACCCCCGGGTGGAGACCAGCAGGAGGGAGGGGCGAGGCAGGCGCACGGTGCCCATCCTGAGCTGGCCTGGGAATGGGGAGATGCGCGCCTCTGCTCAGGCCTGGAGATGGAGCTCTTTTCTGCTGCAAGGCCTTATCCAACCAGACAAGAACCCGCCATCCTGCCGGGCTGGAAGAAGCAGTGCACTCCACTCTGGCAGCTCTGAAAGGGAAGAcgcaggagggaggggagagggaaggagggtggTCAGCACTGCCTGCTGCAGTCATCTGGGAAACGCGTCCACTGGTGGGGAGGTTGTCCAGGGCCCGCCGAAGGGTCTGGGATGGGGAGCACGCCTCCTTAAACAGCTCTGCCTGTAACTTACTTCTGGAGACTCCCAATGCGCCCGGGAGGAGCGTCCCACAAGTGCTGGCACTGCCAGGGGGCTCCGTGTGGCGCAGTCGGTGGTCACTGCGGTCAGCCCTGGCCACCTCCCACACCGCTGGGGACCAAAGGCCGGGTGGCGGGGTGGCGGCGGCCTGGGACCACCCAGCCCCTCCTCAGGGTGGATGCCAGGAGGACGGGGACGGCTGGAGATTCTGCCAAACCTGGAGCGCGGGTCAAGACGGGCACGTGGCCGGGCACCAGCGGGCGCTCGCGCGCCAGGGGCTACTCCCGCAGCCAACGCCTGGCTGACTCCGACAATCCCTAAAAACTGTAATAACCCAGCAAGCCTTTCCCTGCCAGCCCTAAAGCAGCCGCGGCTCGCACCGGGCGCAGAACCGCGCCTTTTCTTTCAACTGCCTGAAGGAAG
This Macaca mulatta isolate MMU2019108-1 chromosome 3, T2T-MMU8v2.0, whole genome shotgun sequence DNA region includes the following protein-coding sequences:
- the LRRC3 gene encoding leucine-rich repeat-containing protein 3 precursor, yielding MGTVRLPRPSLLLVSTRGSCLFLLFCLRLGATCPQPCRCPDHAGAVAVYCSLRGLQEVPQDIPADTVLLKLDANKISHLPDGAFQHLHRLRELDLSHNAIEAIGPATFAGLAGGLRLLDLSYNRIQRIPKDALGKLSAKIRLSHNPLHCECALQEALWELKLDPDSVDEIACHTSVQEEFVGKPLVQALDAGASLCSVPHRTTDVAMLVTMFGWFAMVIAYIVYYVRHNQEDARRHLEYLKSLPSAPASKDPIGPGP